A genomic stretch from Bos javanicus breed banteng chromosome 3, ARS-OSU_banteng_1.0, whole genome shotgun sequence includes:
- the LOC133244965 gene encoding olfactory receptor 9S13-like — MQPPKNGNLSEMPLLEFVLEGFEGGPQTQALLFALFLALYVVAVLGNLTMIVVITLDAHLHSPMYFFLKNLSFLDLCYSSIIAPKALANFLSSSKVITFKGCATQFFFFSMMGTTEAFLLAVMAYDRFMAICSPLLYPITMYPSVCACLVLGSYCGGCFNSILQTSFTFSLPFCSSNHINHFFCDVVPLLQLTCANTAINKLVMFGLCGLIIVGTTLMVLVSYGYITLTILRMHSGGGRHKLFSTCGSHMTAVSLFYGTVFVMYAQPGAVQSMEQGKVVSVFYTLVIPMLNPLIYSLRNKDVKDALQRLIQKHIAT; from the coding sequence ATGCAACCCCCCAAAAATGGAAACCTCTCAGAGATGCCTCTGCTAGAGTTTGTGCTGGAGGGATTTGAAGGTGGTCCTCAGACCCAGGCCCTGCTCTTTGCTCTGTTCCTGGCCCTGTACGTGGTGGCTGTCCTGGGGAACCTCACCATGATCGTGGTCATCACCCTGGATGCCCATCTGCACTCCccaatgtacttcttcctcaagAACCTCTCCTTCCTGGACCTGTGCTACTCATCTATCATCGCCCCCAAGGCCCTGGCCAACTTCCTGTCCTCCTCCAAGGTCATCACCTTTAAGGGATGTGCCACCcagttcttcttcttctccatGATGGGCACCACTGAGGCATTCCTCTTggctgtgatggcctatgaccgcttcaTGGCCATCTGCAGCCCCCTGCTCTACCCCATCACCATGTACCCCTCGGTCTGTGCCTGCCTGGTGCTGGGCTCCTACTGTGGAGGTTGCTTCAACTCCATCCTGCAGACCAGCTTCACATTCAGCCTCCCGTTCTGCAGTTCCAACCACAtcaaccacttcttctgtgatgtGGTTCCCCTGCTACAGCTCACTTGTGCCAACACAGCCATCAACAAGCTTGTCATGTTTGGCCTCTGTGGCCTCATCATTGTGGGCACCACACTCATGGTCCTCGTCTCCTATGGCTACATCACACTGACCATCCTGAGGATGCACTCAGGAGGAGGGAGACACAAGCTcttctccacctgtggctcccacatGACAGCCGTGTCCCTCTTTTATGGGACTGTCTTTGTCATGTATGCCCAGCCGGGagctgtgcagtccatggagcagGGCAAGGTGGTCTCTGTCTTCTACACCCTGGTCATCCCGATGCTCAACCCCCTCATCTACAGTCTGAGAAACAAGGACGTGAAGGATGCCCTGCAGAGACTGATCCAAAAGCACATAGCCACGTGA
- the LOC133245392 gene encoding olfactory receptor 9S13-like, which translates to MSPYGNGNLSVMPLQEFVLDGFGGGPQTQALLFALFLVLYLVDVLGNLTMIVVITLDARLHSPMYFFLKNLSFLDLCYSSVIYPKALFDLMSSTKVITFAGCATQFFFFSTMITTEGFLLAMMAYDRFVAICNPLRYPISMRPSVCALLMLGCYCGGSFNSILQASFTFSLPFCSSNHIDHFFCDMPPLLKLACADTTINELVMFSICGLIIVGTILVVLTSYGYITVTILRMRSGGGRHKLFSTCGSHMTAVSLLYGTIFVMYAQPGAVQSMEQGKVVSVFYTLVIPMLNPLIYSLRNKDVKDALWRLGQKHTPREGG; encoded by the coding sequence ATGTCACCCTATGGGAACGGAAACCTCTCAGTGATGCCTCTGCAGGAGTTTGTGCTGGATGGGTTTGGGGGTGGCCCACAGACCCAGGCCCTGCTGTTTGCTCTGTTCCTTGTTCTGTACTTGGTGGACGTCCTGGGGAACCTCACCATGATCGTGGTCATCACGCTGGATGCCCGTCTGCACTCCccaatgtacttcttcctcaagAACCTCTCCTTCCTGGACTTGTGCTACTCATCTGTCATCTACCCCAAGGCCCTGTTTGACTTAATGTCATCGACCAAGGTCATCACCTTTGCAGGATGTGCCACCcagttcttcttcttctccaCCATGATCACCACTGAGGGATTCCTCTTGGCCATGATGGCCTATGACCGTTTCGTGGCCATCTGCAACCCCCTGCGCTACCCCATCTCCATGCGCCCCTCAGTCTGTGCCCTCCTGATGCTGGGCTGCTACTGTGGGGGCTCCTTCAACTCCATCCTGCAGGCCAGCTTCACATTCAGCCTCCCGTTCTGCAGCTCCAACCACATCGACCACTTCTTCTGTGATATGCCGCCTCTGCTCAAGCTTGCTTGTGCTGACACTACCATCAATGAGCTGGTCATGTTTAGCATTTGTGGCCTCATAATTGTGGGCACCATACTTGTGGTCCTCACCTCCTATGGCTACATCACAGTGACAATCCTGAGGATGCGCTCAGGAGGAGGGAGACACAAGCTcttctccacctgtggctcccacatGACAGCCGTGTCCCTCCTTTATGGGACTATCTTTGTCATGTATGCCCAGCCGGGagctgtgcagtccatggagcagGGCAAGGTGGTCTCTGTCTTCTACACCCTGGTCATCCCGATGCTCAACCCTCTCATTTACAGTCTGAGAAACAAGGACGTGAAGGATGCCCTGTGGAGACTGGGCCAGAAGCACACACCACGTGAAGGAGGGTGA